A single Dehalococcoidales bacterium DNA region contains:
- a CDS encoding TlpA disulfide reductase family protein — protein MKIKIFLTTVCLLLSALPLASCQQASISAGKPAPDFELLGLDGETVSLSSLQGRPVMLNFWALSCPYCLAEMPYIEQAWNTYNNEESKLAVLTINVRDSSSAISSFLEYGQYSFTVLRDTGARVANMYSVDGIPVTVLIDKDGIIQDVVIGAFPNWASLDNKLTKII, from the coding sequence ATGAAAATCAAAATATTTCTAACCACAGTATGTCTGTTACTGTCGGCATTGCCATTAGCTTCCTGCCAACAAGCTTCTATTTCTGCCGGTAAACCAGCACCGGATTTTGAACTCTTGGGCCTGGACGGCGAAACTGTATCCCTGTCTAGCCTTCAAGGACGACCAGTAATGCTCAATTTTTGGGCACTTAGCTGCCCGTACTGCCTAGCCGAAATGCCATATATAGAGCAGGCATGGAATACTTACAATAATGAAGAAAGTAAGTTAGCTGTGCTAACTATCAATGTTCGGGATTCTTCATCTGCCATCAGCAGTTTTCTTGAATACGGTCAGTACTCTTTTACCGTCTTGCGTGATACTGGCGCCCGTGTAGCTAATATGTATAGTGTTGATGGTATACCGGTTACCGTGCTTATTGATAAAGATGGTATAATCCAAGATGTAGTAATAGGGGCTTTCCCCAATTGGGCAAGCCTGGATAACAAGCTGACTAAGATAATTTAG